From Erigeron canadensis isolate Cc75 chromosome 5, C_canadensis_v1, whole genome shotgun sequence:
AAATGTTATGATTATTGCTTGCTTACCACACCCACAAAACACCATTCTTGAATTCTTGTGTTGTTGGTTTCGaatggaaagaaaaaggaaggaGAAAATTAAAGGTTTTTGGaatatgatatatacatatatgcgtatatatatggaaaaggaagaaagagACTGAAAGAGGCTGCGCGAAAAGACAAGTCTACCCCTCACGTGGGAGTCACGTGGGGGGTAATCGGAGGTGGGTAccggtcaaatagtcaaaggacTTTCAAGAAGCCCGCCTTATAGACAAGGAGAGTCCTAAGTAGAGTCCAGAGTGATGTGGTGCTGAGTTGGCAGACAAGAAGCTCCGTCTTATAAGCAAAGGCCtaagtatagttattgttgtttttgataATAGTTTGTTGCTTTCACATCCGACCTTTATCACGTGCCCAAACttaataaaacacacacaaaagcGTCTGATTTTACAATTTATGACTTCCTTTAGGAGTGAACACGTCAGTAGCGGCCCTGAGAATTCAAATTCTCCAGGCGAGTCACGAAAAAAATGCCCATAACTCTTatcaattcaaatatataaacaacttttttttattataaatgatAACTAACATTATTACagcaaattatatatacataataatatcataaattttatataataacacatttttttaacatatgatATTTGCTTTAAAAAAAGTCATGTGTATAATATGctagtacttttttttttttaatgttaaaaattagagtatttatttaagtttgatAACATGCATCTTTTATATCCTCGGTGTAATTTAGAAAAAACTCAAACATGTCTTTCAAACTGAAAAAATACTTCATCCCCACAAAAAAAACATGCATTCATCTTCTCAAACACTGCAAAACCATGTCCCAACTAACCCAAATTCATGCCCAGATTGTGATTCTTGGTCTTTCTCAAAACGCAGATGCCATTCACAAGCTCATGGCTTTTTCATCCATAACAAACTTACATTATGCTCAAACATTTTTCAACACAATTCAAACCCCATCTTTATTTGCATACAATGTACTTACTAAATCATATGCAAAAAACAAAGATTATATTAAAACACTTTCTTTATTTGATCAAATGAGAATGGTTGATGGGTTATATCCTGATAATTATACATACCCTTTTGTGTGTAAGTCCATTGGGTGTTTAAAGTTTGAATCATTTGGTGAAAAGATTCATGGGGTTGTTTTGAAATGTGGGGATTTGGGTGatttttatgtttgtaattCGGTTATTGATATGTATGGCGAGTTGGGTCGTATTGAGTATGCGAagaaggtgtttgatgaaatgcctgaaCGAGACTTGGTTTCGTGGAATGTGTTGATATCGGGTTGTGTTAAGTGTAAGAAGTTTGAGGAGGCTGTTGAGGTGTTTTTGAGGATGAGGGAAGATGGTAAGGTAAGGGCTGATGAGGCTAGTGTTGTTAGTACGCTTTCGGCTTGTGTAGCTTTGAGAAATTTGGAACTTGGGAAGGAGATACATTGTTATGTTAAGGAGGAGATTGGGTTTACGATGATTATTGGGAATGCGTTGTTGGATATGTATTGTAAGTGTGGATGTTTAGACGTGGCGCGAGAGATTTTTGATGGGTTACCGAAGAAAAACGTTAATTGTTGGACTAGTATGGTGTCAGGTTATGTTAATTGTGGAGAGTTGGATGAGGCAAGAGTGTTGTTTGATGCTAGTCCGGTTAAAGATATTGTTCTATGGACGGCTATGATAAATGGATACGTGCAGTTTAATCAGGTGGATGATGCAATGGATTTATTTCGACAATTGCAAATGTTTGATATTAAGCCTGATAAGTTCACGGTTGTTGCTTTGTTAACTGGGTGTGCACAAGTTGGGGCTTTAGAACAAGGGAAGTGGATTCATGAATATATGAACGAACATAAGATAATGATTGATGCTGTATGTGGGACTGCTCTTATTGATATGTATGCAAAATGCGGGTGCATAGAGAAGTCTTTGGACGTATTTTATAGGTTACGTGAGAAAGATACTGCTTCATGGACATCGATTATATGTGCACTTTCTTTAAATGGAATGACTCGCAAAGCACTTGAGTTATTTCATGAAATGAAGGAATCTGGATTCATACCTGATGATATTACCTTCATCGGTGTCTTAAATGCTTGTAGTCATGGGGGGTTAGTGGAGGAAGGTTGGAAGCATTTCGAATCAATGAAATCAGTGTATCGAATTGAACCAAAGATAGAACATTATGGGTGTTTGATTGATCTACTAGGTCGTGCTGGGCTATTGAAAGAAGCGGAAAAGATTGTTAACAAAATCCCAAAGGAAAAAGATGATATTTTAGTTCCGGTTTATGGTGCTTTGCTTAGTGCTTGTCGATTATATGGTGATGTTGATATGGGCGAGCAGTTAGCTGACCGGTTAAGTGAAATTGAAAATAGTGATTCGAGTATTCATACACTTATGGCTCACATTTATGCATCTGTTGGGAGATGGGAGGATATGAAAAAAGTAAGAAGCAAAATGAGAGTTGATGGAGTTAAAAAGGAGCCTGGATGTAGTTCTATTGAGGTAAATGGAAATATCCATGAATTTCTAGTTGGAGATGCTTCTCATTCCCAAATGAAAGATGTTTATTTCAGTTTGAACTCATTAGTAAAACTGTCATATGCATCTGAGATATATGATTTGGACCTAGAAAATACAGTTTCAGTAAATTCTTGatagattatatatgtatatatatggttcttTTTGACCATATGTGATTGATACATAATTCCTATTATGGCCAGAAACTTTGAGGTTTCTGCAACCACGGATTATGGAGCACAAAAGTAGCAGGTGGTTCTGCCAATTTGGAAGTAAACTTGCATATAATGTTGTCACCTATGCAATGCTGGTGGGCGGGAATGGTTTGGAGTCTCGAGACTCTAATCAAAACTTGGTGGATAAATGACATTTTGGGCATCCTTGAACATGGAATGGTATCTGCAATTCAGCAGCCAGCAATTAGGCAAATTTTGGACAATTCTGGCCTGACCCAAAAGTATCTGGAAACGTCAGGAAGCTAGTTGGCGGCTTGATATTGCAAATTATTCTACAAAGCTTTGAGGCTAGTCAGTTTCATTGGAGGTTATGTACATACATTGACGGATAAAGTAAAGAATTTTCATGAGATTTACTTATTGCTAGATGAGTTCAAATGTATTTATTAGAACTAATATCTCATTTTAATATTTAGAATTTTCTGAGGGTCAAAATTTTAAACAGTTCTACTGTACCATGTTTAGTTATGAAAGTGTCTTTGCTTTTGTTCAATGTTTATTATTCATGTAGAGAGCTTTATCTATTCAAGCTGATGCAGATAATGGTAACTAGTGAGTTATGgtcatttatgtattttgttattgtttGTATATAAACAGACCATATAAGTAGTCAATTGCCTTACCAGGAGACAGAATCTTGGAATGATAATATTAGAGGTAATAATTATGTATAATACGAGTATTTGTTTCATGCTGCTTAATATGATGATACCATTTCCGGGTCTATTTATAGTGTCAAGGTTCATATAACCCGGACATAGCCAAATTAATACTTATAATAAGTCAGACACATTTGATTGCACTAGAAAATGCCCGCGTTATGaaatggtgatggtgatggtgatggtgatggcgaTAGCGGCGGTGAATGATGTATATAAGAAAGTGTAGTTAGTTTAAAAGTTCATTGATAAATGTTATAAATTAGtccaaatatatttttagtagACCATATTTTTTAGTTGTTAAGTGTGTTGATTAATGTAGGAGCAAATATGTCATTGGTAGGGGCAAAAATGTCATCGGGAACAGAGATATGTAAATTGTTAAGTGTGTTGATTAATGTAGGGGCAGATACATAGaagttaatttcatatatatcggACCTAACTCACTATAATATCATATGATTCATATCATATACGGAGTATACCCAAAGCATATTTATAAACCATTATGATGTCATGAAATTGAtactttagatatatataatatatagttggaTTAAGAAACGAATATATGATATTAACCTTAATGTATGAAACTTTTGATTAATGGGttcattttgaaatttaaagTATATATGACACGCATACTGTTAAGCTTAAATTTATcgttaataaaaacaaaaatagaaaaacaaaatatatttaaattaacatgtaaaaacaaatataatactatttaatttaaaagaacGAGAATATGTGGGTATTATATGCCTAAACATAAGTATATACCTTTCAACTATTAgtattttaattcataaaaaaaatgaccTTAATCATctattcattatacaataaatattcaaaaaatttaGTATGTGATACCAATTTTTTTAGAGattggtgttttttttataaaaatataaaatgtaaaagtatGTGGTACCTAAAgagtagggatgagcaaaaagtACCAAATCCCGGTCCCGTCCCGGTACCGTTCCGGTCCCGGTACCGGAAAGTGGTACCGAGTCCCACGTGGGACCGGGACCAGTACCCACTTTTATAGGTTTGCGGGATCGGTACCAAATGGGATTGGTACCGGGAAAATCCCGAAATCCCGAGAAAGTCCCGATTAGTCCCATATAAACTTCAAACTCATGTTATTCTCTGGAATTGCTTCTTTGGACATGGATGATTGTGTTTTGTTAACTTCAAGTCTTCAGCTAATCTTGTGTTTGTAGCCATTTAGTAAATTAGTGTATACAGCTAGTTACTCTTGTTATTCATAAATGATGGATATTTATCTATTAGAACGTATGCTTCAAGCATAATGCTTGGAAACTGAGTACATTATAATACGGAGTAGTTACATTTTTACAATAAGTCAAATACTAGCATATGAAAAAGTCAACACTACACTAAAACCATATATAGATTCTTCGTGGTCGTTTCGTTTCtgattataatttatatcttaGTTTACATTAATGTCATGCATATAATCTGGACATTTAGTTAGATGTTTGGAGGCATGATGCCACTATTATTGCTAGAATCTGAAATGCATTAACATTAATAAGTGATTGGGATATATTACCAGCACTTGGAACTAATATATTAGTGAAATGCATTTATGTCTATGTTTAAATGAGACTAGTCGGGATTTGGTACCGATATCCCGATCCCGTCTCGGTACGGTACCGGGACCAGTACCGACTCAAATGGGATCGGGACCGGTACCAGATTTTGGCCATTTTCGGGATCGGTACCATCGGTACCGGGACCGGTACAAGACGGTACTAGTCCCACGCTCATCCCTACTAAAGAGCATCTCCATGTCTCTAACCATAACTTGATGAAAGActtttttggtgtaaaaaaGTCATTGAAAGGCTTTTTACTATTGCAACCAAAAGCTTTTTGTTCAAATAGCTTGACATTCTTCGAGCTATTCAAAGATgacttattatataaaatattcattttaATATCATCTCAAATGTACTTTTCACCcttctttcctttttattcTATTATAATAGATTATTGTAGGTGTACTTTTTGAAGAAACtaattataaatacaaatatattgaaaaaagcTTTTgagaatataattaataaagaaagatgtgtaaattaaaaaaagctaTTATAGCTTTTTACCACTGGAGGTGCTTTAAGATTAGGTACAACCACATAAGAAGCGTGAGGGACAAAATTTACACTTATTAACTGTCGTGTATTCGGATAAATTAGTAAGAGTCGGAtatttaaaatagacatttttatttCGACGGAGATCTTTAGCACGGACCCGATTAATATAACTATGTTACACCTTTTGCCGTCGGATCAAGACACAAAATTTCAAGcgaaattgatttaaaaaataaaaagatacaacAACATATTTCCTCttctcatttatatattttttatttacaaaatatattaaaaattaaaatgtaaaaagtagTACTCGTATTTACTAACAACCCGATACTTATTTTTCCAACCCAAACCATAAAACTCATTGAGCACGGGTTACagagaaaaaaacaaacaaaaaaaaaacaaaatatatatatatatatatatactaggtattttaccccgcgcgatgcgcggctagttaaaaaagttattttatgcattagtaaATAGTTAATCTACAGGTTTATCTTGTGAAAATcaattatgttatagttcatgccTTCATGGTTAAATCCTGGAACATTCTAATCACCTTTTATCTTTTCTGACATCACAATCGATATCACAGTCATTTAACCTACTTTGGTGATTACACACCCTTAATAATCCTAAATACAATTAAGAAATAAGGTATTTTATCTCCGTCAATCCAAAACCCATTTGTAAAACTCAAGTaactattgttattatcattatattatagaCTGTGTTTTGTGGTTAGAATAACAACCAATTTGATTACTGTATTTTATGTGTTTCCgccaagagaacgaaggagaGAAACAACACAATTGTGTTGGACgactttttattcttaatttagtatgagttttgattttattttttttatatcttatgtatatagttttgatttaatatttttatattatatttaataaaataaattatattggtTTGAGAAGAagtattataagataaatattatgaaaaatgtatGGAAATGCCaaataggataaaatcctatgtggtaatttaaaattgatgtattatcacaaacttaattaataaacatattcatgagtATTAAATTAGAAACCATAAAAAGATggtataaatgtataacataCCAATACTAATAGGTGAAGCTTAAATGGGGTTTATACGGTTGAGTTAAGGGATGATGATGTTCGTAGATATATACAACACAATATTTGTCCGCTTCGACTACCACTAAGTGTACAGTCTGTAAAACCACTGACGGTTTGCTTTCAATTTTCGGTAAATtgcttataatatattaaacgTTTGATTCAAGGTGATGAATAAATGACCATAACTCGTGGGTCTTTGAATGGTTATgccaaaaattatatacacattatatgttttaagcAAATATTATCAAATAAGGATATTCATGAATTTTACGTTGTATATAGCATATATGTAAATGACCACAATCCATAAACAGTTTGTCAAATATGTTTACCAAATTTAGATCTAGTGGATCTAAAATTTCATACAAAGGgtgcttctttttttatttacgtacgtaacttattttttaaaaattgtatgtatatagtttctatatatttaaaatttagtaatgtatttaatttaagataaatatagtaaaaaaattatgaagatgtcACGTAATACAAAATCCTATTTGGCAATTTTTAAAGCTAGCATTAAGTTGAAAGAAGGCTTTAGAAGACCAGGATTCTTACTATTTTAAtcctaggtattttacccgcgcgatgcgcgagctGTTATAATTAGTGtccaaaaatacttaaaaataaaagttcagaTGTACATGTATTCATGATTGGTTCAtgatgttttgttgtttttattgttatatcaCCATATTATACATAACCAATTGGTAGATATTTCTAAATTATACAAttcataagataaaaaaaaaaaaaaaaaaacattaacgaCAATCACTTGTATtccgatttttttttctttgtggcTCCATCCTAGGATTGGTAAACAACTATCACTTGCAAATCACAAATAGTGATAAAGCTAGTCAACaaaaaagtttcaaatcatACCAAGTCATTCTCACTCGTTActcatataaaatgtaaaagatcaaTAATATTAACAACAAAAGGCAACATACTCAACAAACTTATGGTTATGCAATTATATTTTATGGAtatgcaattatatttataatgtataataaaacTATGTTAAGAAAAAGTTTCAAATTGTTGGTTTAGATTGATCTTAAATACTTTTGCTACAATTCCATAGGGTGTTGCTTGTTCTTCAAGCAttcaaaataatacataaaaatttgataaacaaatatatagtttttatattaatgcaatttgtaaacaatatcaactactaaaacttgaaatatataattctctataatCTTGAGATTTCATGATATAACTTCCAAGATTGCATTTTTTTCCCCATACAcgtactatgttttttttttttttaagattaacAGGATTTCCATTgttaattttgtattatatagttctatttatttatttaatatttactgtttttaactttaaagtaataagttattcttgtatttaatatttaatttgattaaagatatataaatattgtcaaaaaaattatGGAGATGCCATGTAGGTAAAATTCTATGTGGCAACTTTTTAGTATAggtttaattttgaagatatttttataaagcttggattactatttttttaataattatatagatacatatgtaTTACAAGTTCAAACCAAAATAATACACGGAGCGAGGCGAGGGGCAGACCGCAGCAAACAGAGAACTGAGTGTGGCTGATCGAGGGGTTTTTCAATATTGAGTTTGTTTTTAGTGGAAAGTAAGTtcgattaaaattatttttatttattataaggtGTTTGACTGATCGAGTGGTTTatggttttattattattttgcattattatattttttttatatgtgtatgtgcGGTATTATCCCCTGTAGAATTAAACCATGTTAATGGTTTTTTTCAAATGCAATTAGCCATTAAGTTATGTGTGGATTCCGCAATGTAGTACTTAGTGATTTACAaactaaaattttgttttataatagtaTATGATAAGTAGGTGTAGGGTTGCCCGGATTGAAGATGAATGATAACGGGGTAAATTTGACGTGTTTGTGGTGGAATGTAAAAATAACGTGTCACTGATGTGGCATCTCGGGTCACATGTACCATACGTTTTGCTCTAACCTCTTGGTCGATAGAGCACCTCGTATACCGTAAGTCAAATGTCCGTTGGTAACTACATACTAGATATGGTCAAAGCTATACAATTAGAGTATCTCCATTTGGGACTAAATGCTTATTGGCTTCCCAAAAAGCTATCAAAAGCTTACTTTATGGCTCTTTAAGAATGAAGATTATAAAATTGTTAATTATATGAGCTCATTGATTTGTATTATTAGTAATCCTCTTGGGCCAAGATGACTCTTGCAAGACAACCCGAGTTAAAAGCATGTCCAAGTCGTATCTttttcatttggttttgattCGACTTGTGACTCATACGAGTCTAATAACTATGAGTCTTGGCTGCTAATGTGATTCAATTTTAATTATGTCTGAACTGTAGTTTGGATATCTAAACATGTATTCTTCTTCGTTGTATTGTACATCTTGTTTCTTGTAGACATGGACGTTACTTGTTGGAGAAAAGAGCAAGATGCAAAGCTAGTCGATGCACTCATGGAATTACATGTATCGCGGAAGTATGTACCTGCTACTATCGACTTTAAGTATGCTAACACAGTGCAACGCTTGATGGATCCAACTTTTAAATATACATGGAAGACTGTAAAGAATAGGATGAGGAATTTAGAAGTAAACTTCTACATATTGCGCAACATGCTTCGCAGCAGCTACGGATTCAGTTGGGATCAGGAGAAAGCTTGTGTTATTGCAGACAAGGATGTATGGGACAAGTACCTTGATGTAAGTTTTCAGACAACTTTTCTTACGTTTGCTGCTGTTCTTGACACTACACACTAGCAAAAGATATTCTCGTATTATTAGAAAAAAGCACTTCCAGTAGTTGTGATGCTATCGGTTATTTGACTCTTATTATACGTCAAATGAAAACAACCTGGCTTCTTCTGTAGTAGGAATTCATTTTAAGAATCTAAGAAAGATAAAACGTCTTCGTAAGTGTATAATCTGGCCATTTTTAGCCAAAATGGTTTATTGTGTTGGTTAATCAGGCTCCATATTGTATCTGCCAATTTATCAGTTAGGGGACTACTTAGCTTTAATAGGGATAAGAGCCTAAGATGAATACATCTTTTCAAGGAATCCCTATATTGTCTCAAGCAGGATGGTGctatatgtattttttgttcCATATCTGTGGCAAACGGCTGAGTTACTTCGTCTGGTAACCCGTAACGGGTCAAATTAGGTTGCGTTAAGCCGTTAACCCACAAACATCTGGGtcgttttttaattatattgtatctatatatgaacTTAACATAATGTAAACCATCATTAGAATAAGTATCCagtattttataacaaatcaGTTTTTAGGAGATTgtaaatacttgattatatatactTTGGCGACGTTCATACCATTCATTTTGTTTGACTTGCTAATTTTCATGTACCTTGTTTctttttggataaaaagtaccCTTTT
This genomic window contains:
- the LOC122601674 gene encoding pentatricopeptide repeat-containing protein At1g31430; the protein is MSFKLKKYFIPTKKTCIHLLKHCKTMSQLTQIHAQIVILGLSQNADAIHKLMAFSSITNLHYAQTFFNTIQTPSLFAYNVLTKSYAKNKDYIKTLSLFDQMRMVDGLYPDNYTYPFVCKSIGCLKFESFGEKIHGVVLKCGDLGDFYVCNSVIDMYGELGRIEYAKKVFDEMPERDLVSWNVLISGCVKCKKFEEAVEVFLRMREDGKVRADEASVVSTLSACVALRNLELGKEIHCYVKEEIGFTMIIGNALLDMYCKCGCLDVAREIFDGLPKKNVNCWTSMVSGYVNCGELDEARVLFDASPVKDIVLWTAMINGYVQFNQVDDAMDLFRQLQMFDIKPDKFTVVALLTGCAQVGALEQGKWIHEYMNEHKIMIDAVCGTALIDMYAKCGCIEKSLDVFYRLREKDTASWTSIICALSLNGMTRKALELFHEMKESGFIPDDITFIGVLNACSHGGLVEEGWKHFESMKSVYRIEPKIEHYGCLIDLLGRAGLLKEAEKIVNKIPKEKDDILVPVYGALLSACRLYGDVDMGEQLADRLSEIENSDSSIHTLMAHIYASVGRWEDMKKVRSKMRVDGVKKEPGCSSIEKL